A genomic region of Blattabacterium cuenoti contains the following coding sequences:
- a CDS encoding DUF192 domain-containing protein, with translation MNKVKILFSLIVIFFFLSSEKSENENELFIDIGDQLEIQFLKHGELYMKNKNFFFKKIEIELVNKEIEKKNGLMYRSFMKEDRGMLFILDKKEEIQQMNMKNMRIPLDIVYIDHFNTVIFVNKYVSPMRNVEVINTPSIKYILEINAGMSDKWGIKKGMTKVFLIKKHR, from the coding sequence ATGAATAAAGTGAAAATTTTATTTTCTCTAATAGTTATTTTCTTTTTTTTATCTTCTGAAAAAAGTGAAAATGAGAATGAATTATTCATAGATATAGGAGATCAATTGGAAATTCAATTTTTGAAACATGGAGAATTATACATGAAAAATAAAAATTTTTTTTTCAAAAAAATTGAAATAGAATTAGTTAATAAAGAAATAGAAAAAAAAAACGGACTAATGTATCGATCTTTTATGAAAGAGGACAGAGGAATGTTATTTATTTTAGATAAAAAAGAAGAAATTCAACAAATGAATATGAAAAATATGCGAATTCCTTTAGATATTGTTTATATTGATCATTTTAACACAGTTATTTTTGTTAATAAATATGTTTCCCCTATGAGAAATGTAGAAGTTATTAATACCCCTTCGATTAAATATATTTTGGAAATTAATGCAGGAATGTCAGATAAATGGGGAATTAAAAAAGGAATGACAAAGGTTTTTTTAATAAAAAAACATAGATAA